The genomic segment ATTTCTGAAAGGCAAAAGTTCACTGATGATATTTGATAGATTTGCGAACCTAAAATACAGGTATGGAAATCGGAAATTCTGGAGCCGAGGATATTATGTGGATACAGTAGGGCGCAATGAAAAGAAAATAACAGAATATATTCACAATCAACTCGAAGAGGACAGGCTGACAGACCAGCTCACCCTGAAAGAACTGGAAGACCCGTTTACGGGTGAGTCGGTGAGAGAGAGCAAGTAAAGAGCCACTTTAGTGGCTTGCCTGTGATAGTGGTGCGTTTGTCAGCCTTTTCAGTGCCCGAGAGGGTGGCCGGTAAGAGGCCCTTATAGGGCCAGAGCAAGCCACCGGCTTTGCCGGTGGTCCTGACT from the Pyramidobacter piscolens W5455 genome contains:
- the tnpA gene encoding IS200/IS605 family transposase, which produces KLRAEIGKILRTLCERKGVEILEANACPDHIHMLLQIPPKYSVSEVLGFLKGKSSLMIFDRFANLKYRYGNRKFWSRGYYVDTVGRNEKKITEYIHNQLEEDRLTDQLTLKELEDPFTGESVRESK